From the Winogradskyella forsetii genome, the window AGATTAGTTTGATCCAGAGCTTCACGAATACCCAATATTCTGCCATCCATCATATCGCTTGGTGCCACGAAATTGGCGCCAGCTTCGGCATGGGAAATGCTCATTTCGGCTAAAACTTCGACCGTTGCATCGTTAATTATTTTTCCGCCTTCAATAATGCCATCGTGTCCGTAAGACGAAAATGGGTCTAAAGCCACATCGGTCATTACCAACATATCTGGGCAAACTTCCTTTACGGTTTTTATAGCACGTTGCATTAAACCGTTTGGGTTTAAGGCTTCAGTTCCTTTGTTGTCTTTTAGGGCATCATCAACTTTTACGAAGAGTAAAACTGATTTTAAACCTAAACTCCAAAGTGTCTTTACTTCGGCTTTGAGTAAATCCAAACTGAAACGATAGTAGTTTGGCATTGACGCAATTTCTTCTTTCACACCTTTGCCTTCAACGATGAAAAGTGGCACTAAAAAGTCATTTGGACTGATGTAAGTTTGTCTCACTAAACTTCTAATGGCTTCGTTGCTTCTAAGACGTCTATTTCTTCTTATTGGGAACATAATTTTTTAATCTAGAAAAGATATTGATAATGCTTATTTTTAACATTTACAAAGTTAATCAATTAAAGCTATTTAGTATTGTTGGAATCTTTCCGAGTTTTAAAATTTCAGTTTCCTTGGCGCAGCTATCAAGAAAAGCTTCTAAAAAATTTTGGTACTCACATCGCAGATCACCATTTTCATGTTATTGCGCCACCAGGCTCTGGTAAAACAATTTTAGGTATTGAAATTTTAAGGCGAATCGGTAAAAAAACCTTGGTATTAGCTCCAACAATTACCATAAGAAACCAGTGGCAAGATCGCTTACAAACGTTTTTCACAGATACCACTGAGTTTGAAAATGTATCGCTAGATGTTAAAAAGCCAAGCGATGTCACCTTTTCAACATATCAGTCTTTACACGCGTTTTACAAGGCTTTTGATGACAAAAATGAATTCTTAGACTTCTTCAAAAACCATGATATTGAAACTATTGTTTTAGACGAAGCGCATCATTTAAAGAATGATTGGTGGACCTGTTTAATAGATTTGAAGAAAAATAGGTCATACTTCATAGTGGCATTAACAGCAACACCACCTTATGACAGTAGCCGGTTGGAAGTGAGCAAATATTTTACGCTATGTGGCGAAGTGGATGATGAAATTTCCGTGCCAGATTTGATTAGGGAAAAGGACTTGAGTCCACATCAAGACTTTGTGTATTTCTCAAAACCTTACGAGTCAGAATTAAATTCTATTGTTTCATATAGGGAAAACATCGCTAAATTTAAGGCTGATATTTTACGTGATAAACGGTTTATGGCCCTATTACAAAACCATCCTTTGTATAAAAATCCTACTGATAATCTGCAAACTATATACGGCAACACGGCATTTTTCTCTTCAATTTTTATCGCGCTTAATGCTATTGGAATTTCCCTCGATAAAAGTAAAATGGAGGTCTTGGGTTTTAAGAAAATAGATCGTATAAAGCTTCCTGAATTAAATTTGCATTGGCTAGAAATACTATTAGAAAATCTTTTAGTTACAGATCGTGAACATCTACAAGATCAGGAAGATTATCTCAGAAATCTTGAAAAAACACTTAGACAGCTTTATGCCTTCGAGAAGAATAAAGTCAATTTAAAAGGTAACGAATCGCTTTATAAATCGCTTGCTTTTAGTCCAAGTAAATTAGAAGGTATTGTTGAAATTGTCAATGCAGAGCGTTTAGCACTTGGTGATGATTTAAGTTGCGTGATATTAACTGATTATGTTAGAAAAGAATTTTTGAACACTCCCAATGAGGCTACGGATAGAATAGATAAAATTGGCGTGCTTCCTATCTTTCACTATATCAGAACAAGTACAGTTAACAATAAGGATCTGGCTGTTTTAACTGGGACTATTGTTATTATTCATCATAGTATAATTCATGTATTTAATGCTTATAGTAATGAATCATTCAAATTTATACCATTAAAAAGTGACGATAATTTTGTGATGGTAAACGCTATCAATCGCTCTAGCAAAGCCATTGTTGGCATAATGACAAAACTATTTGAAGATGGTATCATTAAAATCCTCATTGGCACAAAAGCATTATTGGGAGAAGGTTGGGACGCTCCTTCAATTAACAGCCTAATTTTGGCATCGTTTGTTGGCTCTT encodes:
- a CDS encoding DEAD/DEAH box helicase family protein; translated protein: MLESFRVLKFQFPWRSYQEKLLKNFGTHIADHHFHVIAPPGSGKTILGIEILRRIGKKTLVLAPTITIRNQWQDRLQTFFTDTTEFENVSLDVKKPSDVTFSTYQSLHAFYKAFDDKNEFLDFFKNHDIETIVLDEAHHLKNDWWTCLIDLKKNRSYFIVALTATPPYDSSRLEVSKYFTLCGEVDDEISVPDLIREKDLSPHQDFVYFSKPYESELNSIVSYRENIAKFKADILRDKRFMALLQNHPLYKNPTDNLQTIYGNTAFFSSIFIALNAIGISLDKSKMEVLGFKKIDRIKLPELNLHWLEILLENLLVTDREHLQDQEDYLRNLEKTLRQLYAFEKNKVNLKGNESLYKSLAFSPSKLEGIVEIVNAERLALGDDLSCVILTDYVRKEFLNTPNEATDRIDKIGVLPIFHYIRTSTVNNKDLAVLTGTIVIIHHSIIHVFNAYSNESFKFIPLKSDDNFVMVNAINRSSKAIVGIMTKLFEDGIIKILIGTKALLGEGWDAPSINSLILASFVGSFVSSNQMRGRAIRKDANKPKKTSNIWHLACIDPTDKNGGREIELLKRRFEAFVGITNTKVPFITDGYERLGIPEEIDTNDVDRLNALTFERAAKRTNTTIKWKHSIGSGSKLTRQLKLEDYKTPEFKAERNLYFAKASKLVLIEIILILAVFFFGTLITAFNLMLSQKLLNSMRIIGLIVLAFFGYKLYRLTIYYLRHGFLHKKLKRMGLAILETMDDLHILNTRRSFIRVHAEELPNGVVTCNLKGASNFEEALFLSTLTELLEPVKSPRYVLVSTNFFKRGFNIENFYPIPEVFGKNKEDAERFHENWTRYMGKSKLVYTRQSEGRRLLLKARLFHHTNELDGNLEDLTVWK
- the hemB gene encoding porphobilinogen synthase — translated: MFPIRRNRRLRSNEAIRSLVRQTYISPNDFLVPLFIVEGKGVKEEIASMPNYYRFSLDLLKAEVKTLWSLGLKSVLLFVKVDDALKDNKGTEALNPNGLMQRAIKTVKEVCPDMLVMTDVALDPFSSYGHDGIIEGGKIINDATVEVLAEMSISHAEAGANFVAPSDMMDGRILGIREALDQTNLIDVGIMSYSAKYASAFYGPFRDALDSAPVDLVDIPKDKKTYQMDFANRDEAIRETEMDINEGADIVMVKPGLCYLDIVRDIKNTFDIPIAVYQVSGEYAMLKAAAEKGWLDHDAVMMEQVTSIKRAGADIIASYFAKDVVKLLNSHTF